A DNA window from Rossellomorea marisflavi contains the following coding sequences:
- a CDS encoding ketopantoate reductase family protein — translation MRIAVLGAGSLGTIVGAYLAHGGMDVELIDSYKEHVDRLNQEGAKVIGTTDFQARVKAITPEEKAGTYDLVLLLTKQLYNEAILQELLPFLHEDSVVCSLQNGIPEDKVGSIIGKERVIAGSVEFGATFIEPGVSNLTTEFTQFKQYAFQIGELSGETTERIKRIKSILDLVGGTHISDNLVGTKWSKLLINNAFSGLSAALNGEYGDILDDETGIISAVHIADETIKVGHANGVHFAKMGGFDVESLELESDQDIADRIQTLRVVMEPSRLLRASMLQDLEKKRKTEIDYINGVIPKLGEGKGISTPFNEMVVKQVKDAEDAQMVPDFDVNVQAFAKLLAH, via the coding sequence ATGAGAATTGCAGTATTAGGAGCAGGTTCACTCGGAACCATCGTCGGAGCATATCTTGCCCACGGGGGGATGGATGTAGAACTGATTGATTCATATAAAGAACATGTCGACCGGTTGAATCAGGAAGGTGCCAAAGTCATCGGTACGACAGATTTTCAGGCCAGGGTCAAAGCCATCACGCCTGAGGAGAAAGCAGGAACATATGATTTGGTTCTGCTTCTCACCAAGCAACTATATAATGAGGCGATTTTGCAGGAGCTTCTACCTTTCTTGCACGAGGATAGCGTCGTATGCTCCCTGCAGAATGGGATTCCTGAAGACAAGGTCGGTTCCATTATCGGAAAAGAGCGTGTAATTGCCGGTTCTGTTGAATTCGGCGCCACATTCATTGAACCGGGTGTATCGAATCTTACAACCGAATTCACCCAATTCAAACAGTATGCGTTTCAGATCGGAGAGTTGTCTGGTGAAACGACGGAAAGGATCAAGCGGATCAAATCCATCCTGGACCTTGTGGGCGGCACGCATATTTCCGATAATCTGGTGGGAACCAAATGGTCCAAACTACTGATTAACAATGCTTTCAGCGGCTTATCTGCTGCGTTGAACGGTGAATACGGGGACATCCTTGACGATGAAACAGGCATCATCAGTGCTGTTCATATCGCCGATGAAACCATCAAGGTTGGTCATGCCAACGGCGTTCACTTTGCCAAGATGGGCGGATTCGACGTGGAATCCCTTGAGTTGGAAAGCGACCAAGATATCGCTGATCGCATTCAAACACTGAGGGTCGTGATGGAACCATCAAGATTGCTGCGGGCAAGCATGCTGCAGGACCTCGAGAAAAAACGGAAAACCGAAATTGATTACATCAACGGCGTTATACCAAAACTGGGAGAAGGGAAGGGCATTTCGACTCCATTCAATGAAATGGTTGTAAAACAGGTGAAGGATGCGGAAGATGCCCAAATGGTGCCGGACTTTGATGTGAATGTACAAGCATTCGCAAAGCTGTTGGCACACTGA
- the efp gene encoding elongation factor P: MISVNDFRTGLTIEVDNGIWRVMDFQHVKPGKGAAFVRSKLRNLRTGAIQEKTFRAGEKVGKAQIDNRRMQYLYANGDMHVFMDNESYEQIELPAPSIEYELKYLKENMEVSIMMYQGETLGVELPNTVELEVTETEPGIKGDTASGGSKPAKTETGLVVNVPFFVNEGDKLVVNTTDGSYVSRA; the protein is encoded by the coding sequence ATGATTTCAGTTAATGATTTTCGTACAGGACTAACCATCGAAGTAGATAACGGGATCTGGCGCGTGATGGATTTCCAACACGTTAAACCTGGTAAGGGAGCAGCCTTCGTACGCTCCAAGCTTCGTAACCTGCGTACAGGTGCGATCCAGGAGAAAACTTTCCGTGCGGGTGAAAAAGTGGGCAAAGCCCAAATTGACAACCGCCGCATGCAATATCTCTATGCCAATGGAGATATGCACGTATTCATGGATAACGAAAGCTACGAGCAAATCGAGCTTCCGGCTCCTTCCATTGAATATGAGTTGAAGTACCTTAAAGAAAACATGGAAGTTTCCATCATGATGTATCAAGGTGAAACATTGGGTGTTGAGCTTCCGAACACGGTTGAACTCGAAGTAACAGAAACAGAACCAGGAATCAAAGGCGATACGGCTTCCGGCGGATCAAAACCTGCCAAAACGGAAACCGGACTTGTGGTGAACGTTCCTTTCTTCGTCAATGAAGGGGATAAATTGGTTGTAAATACAACGGATGGTTCGTACGTATCACGCGCATAA
- a CDS encoding SA1362 family protein: MNARNLFVFSLMILAAVGLGSLLIGNPLGLLRQILVTAAVIGIIYFIYRKWFSGRRTGSNNEQRAFVKAAKMSKKRHKRKPASKPQVSSVSKKRPVRKKSSANLTVIEGKKSKKNNRASF, encoded by the coding sequence TTGAACGCTCGTAACCTATTCGTCTTTTCCCTTATGATACTCGCCGCAGTGGGACTTGGTTCCCTTCTCATCGGCAATCCCCTGGGTCTTTTGCGACAGATCTTAGTGACCGCCGCCGTGATCGGTATCATCTACTTCATTTATCGCAAGTGGTTCAGCGGTCGCCGTACAGGCAGCAACAACGAGCAAAGAGCGTTTGTTAAAGCGGCCAAAATGTCCAAAAAGAGGCATAAGCGTAAGCCTGCCAGTAAACCTCAAGTCTCAAGCGTGTCAAAAAAACGTCCGGTGCGGAAAAAATCCAGCGCCAATCTGACGGTTATAGAAGGAAAGAAAAGCAAAAAGAACAACCGCGCCTCTTTTTAA
- a CDS encoding patatin-like phospholipase family protein — protein MEIDGVFSGGGIKGFALIGAYQAVEEKGYAFKRLAGTSAGAIISAFIAAGYTSEEIAQLMDEVDVKTFMDASPFSLPIIKWLRVYFRLGLYKGKALEAWIEEKLKAKGVETFADLPPHALRVIASDLSNGRMIVLPDDLESYGIPKETFPVARAIRMSANLPFFFEPVRLKSLEGTSITVDGGVLSNFPMWLFDKDNDKSERPVLGVKLSHDLTDQPKKVIKNAIELYQALFTTMRDAHDARYISRKHERNIVFIPTEGVMTTDFELDGTRKSELIEFGRSRTAEFLKYWH, from the coding sequence ATGGAAATCGACGGCGTTTTTTCTGGAGGGGGCATAAAAGGCTTCGCCCTCATAGGGGCGTATCAGGCTGTGGAGGAAAAGGGATATGCGTTCAAGCGATTGGCGGGTACAAGTGCAGGTGCGATCATATCAGCTTTTATCGCAGCCGGATATACGAGTGAAGAAATTGCACAACTTATGGATGAAGTCGACGTGAAGACCTTTATGGATGCCTCGCCGTTTTCCCTGCCGATCATCAAGTGGCTCAGGGTGTATTTCCGCCTGGGCTTGTATAAGGGGAAAGCCCTAGAAGCGTGGATCGAGGAGAAGCTGAAGGCGAAGGGCGTCGAGACATTTGCAGATCTGCCGCCACATGCCCTCAGGGTCATTGCATCGGATCTTTCGAACGGAAGGATGATCGTTCTTCCCGATGATCTGGAAAGCTACGGAATCCCGAAAGAAACGTTCCCGGTAGCAAGGGCGATCAGGATGAGCGCAAACCTTCCCTTTTTCTTTGAGCCGGTAAGGCTTAAATCCCTAGAGGGAACAAGTATCACTGTCGACGGCGGGGTCCTGAGCAACTTTCCCATGTGGCTGTTCGATAAGGATAACGACAAATCAGAGAGGCCCGTTCTCGGTGTGAAGCTGAGTCACGACCTGACGGATCAACCGAAAAAAGTGATCAAAAATGCCATCGAGCTGTATCAGGCTTTATTCACAACCATGAGGGATGCCCATGACGCCCGCTATATCTCCCGGAAACACGAGCGGAATATCGTGTTCATCCCGACAGAAGGGGTCATGACCACCGATTTTGAGTTGGATGGGACACGGAAGTCTGAGCTCATTGAGTTTGGAAGGAGCAGGACGGCAGAATTCCTGAAGTACTGGCATTAA
- the aroQ gene encoding type II 3-dehydroquinate dehydratase, protein MQKTILILNGPNLNRLGKREPGIYGSETLADLEERLSRKASAMGYAIQAYQSNHEGELIDWIHRAEDEGAAGIIMNPGAFTHYSYAIRDAVAAVDIPFIEVHISNIHARESFRHTSVIAPEAVGQIAGFGFLGYEMAMDALDNYRMGRGK, encoded by the coding sequence ATGCAGAAAACGATCCTGATATTGAACGGACCGAATTTAAACAGGCTCGGAAAAAGGGAGCCTGGTATCTATGGAAGTGAGACCCTTGCCGACCTGGAAGAACGATTGAGCCGGAAAGCAAGTGCCATGGGGTATGCAATTCAAGCGTACCAGTCCAATCATGAAGGGGAACTGATCGACTGGATCCATCGCGCTGAAGACGAAGGGGCAGCCGGAATCATCATGAACCCGGGTGCGTTCACCCATTACAGCTATGCCATCCGTGATGCCGTGGCAGCGGTGGACATACCTTTCATTGAAGTGCATATCTCCAACATTCATGCACGGGAATCCTTCCGGCACACATCCGTCATCGCTCCTGAAGCGGTGGGGCAGATTGCAGGTTTTGGTTTCCTTGGGTACGAAATGGCCATGGATGCGTTGGACAATTATCGAATGGGGAGAGGGAAATAA
- a CDS encoding M24 family metallopeptidase: protein MTKIDRLRESLNERNIDGLLITSEFNRRYMTNFTGSAGVVLISAEKALFITDFRYTEQAAEQAVGYDIIQHKGPIHEEVAKQVKELGLKKVGFEKDYMTYDAFTTYQAALSAEFVPVSGVVEKLRLIKTPEEIKIIKYAADIAEATFKHILDYIRPGLTELDVSNEMEFFMRKQGATSSSFDTIVASGLRSAMPHGVASEKVIEKGDFVTLDFGAYYNGYASDMTRTISVGEPSEKLKEIYDIVLQSQLMAVEQIKPGMTGKEADAISRDYITEKGYGDCFGHSLGHGIGLEVHEGPGLSFRSETTLEPGMIVTVEPGIYVPGVGGVRIEDDLVITEGGNDNLMHSSKELIILPF, encoded by the coding sequence ATGACAAAAATTGACCGTTTACGCGAATCTTTGAATGAACGAAACATTGATGGACTCTTGATTACAAGCGAATTCAATCGCCGCTATATGACCAACTTCACGGGATCGGCAGGAGTGGTTCTCATCTCAGCGGAAAAAGCCTTATTCATCACTGACTTCCGTTATACCGAGCAGGCTGCGGAGCAGGCTGTCGGATATGACATCATCCAGCATAAAGGACCGATTCACGAAGAAGTGGCCAAGCAGGTGAAGGAACTCGGGCTCAAGAAGGTCGGCTTCGAGAAGGACTACATGACCTATGATGCCTTCACGACCTATCAGGCTGCCCTCAGTGCCGAATTTGTCCCGGTGTCGGGTGTAGTGGAAAAATTACGCTTGATTAAGACTCCTGAAGAGATTAAGATAATTAAGTATGCTGCGGACATCGCCGAAGCTACATTCAAGCATATCCTGGATTACATCAGACCTGGTTTGACCGAGCTGGACGTTTCCAATGAAATGGAGTTCTTCATGCGGAAGCAAGGCGCGACCAGTTCTTCATTCGATACCATCGTCGCATCGGGACTCCGCTCTGCCATGCCTCACGGGGTGGCAAGCGAGAAAGTCATTGAAAAAGGGGATTTTGTAACCCTTGACTTTGGTGCATACTATAATGGATATGCTTCAGATATGACAAGGACCATTTCAGTCGGTGAGCCCAGCGAGAAGCTGAAGGAAATCTACGATATCGTCCTGCAATCCCAGTTGATGGCTGTCGAGCAGATCAAACCCGGCATGACCGGTAAGGAAGCTGACGCCATCAGTCGAGACTACATAACCGAAAAAGGGTATGGGGACTGTTTCGGCCATTCACTAGGACACGGGATCGGACTTGAGGTCCACGAGGGTCCAGGGCTTTCATTCAGATCGGAAACGACCCTTGAGCCGGGTATGATCGTCACAGTGGAACCTGGCATTTACGTGCCGGGAGTCGGTGGCGTGCGGATCGAGGATGATCTGGTGATCACCGAGGGTGGTAATGACAACCTCATGCATTCGTCGAAAGAATTGATCATCTTGCCATTCTGA
- a CDS encoding YqhR family membrane protein, which yields MFWSAIAYLCYYFSFTKIEPTVIFEPWAAGDWVDKWIGMVLAILAYGIISIGVAFVYYAILRRFKSMWVGAAYGVALFLLFFLVLYPLFPSIGSLMKIGVDTFVTSLCLYILYGVFVGYSISYEENELRAKHGSTDQVSQ from the coding sequence ATTTTCTGGAGTGCCATCGCGTATCTGTGCTATTATTTTTCTTTTACGAAAATCGAACCTACCGTCATTTTTGAGCCTTGGGCAGCGGGGGATTGGGTTGATAAATGGATCGGGATGGTCTTGGCCATCCTCGCATACGGAATCATTTCCATCGGAGTGGCTTTCGTCTATTATGCCATCCTGAGAAGATTCAAATCCATGTGGGTTGGAGCGGCATACGGGGTAGCACTGTTCTTGTTATTCTTCCTCGTCCTTTACCCCCTGTTCCCGAGCATTGGTTCACTCATGAAAATCGGAGTTGATACATTCGTGACCAGTCTGTGTCTTTACATCCTGTACGGCGTCTTTGTCGGCTATTCCATTTCGTATGAGGAAAATGAGCTGAGGGCGAAACACGGGAGTACAGACCAGGTTTCCCAATGA